From a region of the Butyrivibrio sp. AE3004 genome:
- a CDS encoding FeoB-associated Cys-rich membrane protein gives MANFIAIAAIVLMVGLAIRYIYKEKKKGTRCIGCPMSGNCHKATSCKH, from the coding sequence ATGGCAAATTTTATAGCTATAGCAGCAATTGTATTGATGGTTGGATTGGCAATCAGATATATTTACAAAGAAAAGAAAAAAGGGACCCGTTGTATCGGGTGCCCAATGTCAGGGAACTGCCATAAGGCAACTTCCTGTAAGCATTAA
- the feoB gene encoding ferrous iron transporter B, whose translation MRIAMAGNPNSGKTTMYNALTGRSEKIGNWAGVTVDKKESVIKKKYYDGNKELIAVDLPGAYSMSPFTSEESITSGYVKNEHPDAIINIVDATNLSRSLFFTTQLLELGVPVVVALNKTDANDKKGNSIDEKLLSEKLGCPVIKTVATSETGLKEVVKAAAELEGKEQSEPYVQGDIDIHDKAAVEAADRKRFEFVNKIVSSVENRKVLTKDKNFGDTIDNIVTHPILGIVIFAAIMWLVFYISQTTVGTWIADILAGWIDSFKEMVGEAMADANPLLYALLVDGIIGGVGAVVGFLPLVMVMYFLIALLEDCGYMSRATVVLDPIFKRVGLSGKSVIPMIIGTGCGIPAIMACRTIRNERERRSTAMLATFMPCGAKLPVIALFAGAFFPESRWVSFICYMGGILLILLGALLIKAITGMKYRKSFFIIELPEYKVPSLMFAVKSMLERGKAYIVKAGTIILVCNTVVQIMQSFNFSFQPVEEGMENTSILAGVAGPFAYLLVPIVGVASWQLAAAAITGFIAKENVVGTIATVFAISNLIDTEELELIGEGNAVAAVMGITKVAALAYLMFNLYTPPCFAALGAMNSEMKSAKWLWGAIALQLATGFTVGFLVYQIGTFITTGSLGTGFVYGLIAIAVFAGVIIYLIKRNQKAMVLEYKLD comes from the coding sequence ATGAGAATCGCAATGGCAGGTAACCCCAACAGCGGTAAAACGACCATGTACAACGCTTTGACAGGAAGAAGCGAAAAGATCGGTAACTGGGCTGGTGTTACAGTAGACAAGAAAGAGAGTGTTATCAAGAAGAAATACTATGATGGTAATAAGGAGCTGATTGCAGTAGATCTTCCCGGTGCTTACTCAATGTCGCCATTTACATCTGAGGAGAGTATAACCAGCGGCTATGTTAAAAACGAGCATCCTGATGCTATCATAAACATAGTTGATGCAACAAACTTAAGCAGAAGCCTTTTCTTCACAACACAGCTTCTGGAATTGGGGGTTCCGGTTGTTGTTGCGCTTAACAAAACCGATGCAAATGACAAGAAGGGCAACAGCATTGATGAAAAGCTTTTATCTGAAAAGCTTGGATGTCCTGTTATTAAAACAGTAGCTACTTCAGAAACAGGGCTTAAGGAAGTTGTAAAAGCAGCAGCAGAGCTTGAGGGTAAGGAACAGAGTGAGCCCTATGTACAGGGTGACATTGATATCCACGACAAGGCTGCGGTTGAAGCTGCTGACAGAAAGAGATTTGAATTTGTTAATAAAATTGTAAGCTCTGTAGAGAACAGAAAAGTTCTTACAAAGGACAAAAACTTTGGAGATACAATTGATAATATTGTGACTCATCCGATACTTGGAATAGTGATCTTTGCAGCTATCATGTGGCTTGTATTCTATATTTCACAGACAACTGTAGGTACATGGATCGCTGATATCCTTGCTGGTTGGATTGACTCTTTCAAGGAGATGGTAGGAGAGGCGATGGCAGATGCAAATCCTCTTCTCTATGCGCTTCTGGTTGACGGTATCATCGGCGGTGTAGGAGCAGTTGTGGGATTCCTTCCTCTGGTTATGGTAATGTATTTCCTTATTGCACTTCTTGAGGATTGCGGATACATGTCAAGAGCAACGGTTGTACTTGATCCTATATTCAAGAGAGTAGGTCTTTCAGGAAAATCCGTTATCCCTATGATCATTGGTACAGGTTGCGGTATTCCCGCTATCATGGCTTGCAGAACCATCAGAAATGAGAGAGAAAGACGCTCGACAGCAATGCTTGCAACTTTCATGCCTTGTGGAGCAAAGCTTCCTGTTATCGCACTTTTTGCAGGCGCATTTTTCCCTGAATCAAGATGGGTAAGCTTCATCTGCTACATGGGAGGTATCTTACTGATCCTTCTCGGAGCACTTCTTATCAAGGCTATCACAGGAATGAAGTACAGAAAGAGCTTCTTTATCATTGAGCTTCCCGAGTACAAAGTACCCAGCCTTATGTTTGCGGTTAAGTCTATGCTTGAGAGAGGTAAGGCTTACATTGTTAAAGCAGGAACAATTATCCTTGTATGTAACACAGTAGTTCAGATCATGCAGAGCTTCAACTTCAGCTTCCAGCCTGTAGAAGAGGGCATGGAAAATACTTCAATCCTTGCAGGTGTAGCAGGACCGTTTGCATATCTCCTTGTACCTATCGTAGGAGTAGCAAGCTGGCAGCTCGCAGCAGCAGCTATCACAGGTTTCATTGCTAAGGAAAACGTTGTAGGAACTATCGCAACAGTATTTGCGATTTCAAATCTTATTGATACTGAGGAACTTGAGCTTATCGGTGAGGGAAATGCAGTAGCAGCCGTTATGGGTATCACAAAGGTAGCAGCACTTGCATACCTTATGTTCAATCTGTATACACCTCCGTGCTTCGCAGCTCTTGGAGCTATGAACTCTGAGATGAAGTCTGCAAAATGGTTGTGGGGAGCAATTGCACTTCAGCTTGCAACAGGCTTTACTGTAGGATTCCTTGTATATCAGATCGGTACATTTATAACAACAGGCAGCCTTGGAACAGGTTTTGTTTACGGACTTATTGCCATAGCAGTATTTGCAGGTGTTATAATATATCTTATAAAGAGAAACCAGAAAGCAATGGTACTCGAATATAAGCTTGATTGA
- a CDS encoding FeoA family protein: protein MTLNEAELGKEYTIDSVNTGGDEEMESFLFSLGCYSGERITVVDKKRNLVVAIKDARYNIDPELASAINI, encoded by the coding sequence ATGACACTTAATGAAGCAGAGCTTGGAAAAGAATATACGATAGACTCCGTAAATACCGGTGGAGATGAGGAAATGGAGAGCTTCCTGTTTTCCCTTGGATGCTACAGCGGAGAGAGGATTACTGTAGTGGACAAGAAGAGAAATCTGGTAGTTGCTATAAAGGATGCAAGATATAATATTGATCCTGAGTTAGCATCAGCTATCAATATCTGA
- a CDS encoding MATE family efflux transporter — protein MKTYRSQIIKLTIPIVLQNILSVAVNSADVIMLNYVGQSHISAVSLAAQYASILFMVFYGLGTGAIMLCSQYFGKKDMRAIQVVEGIALRYSLIVACLFAASALFIPKQMMRVFTPEPELISIGASYLQYISVAYICWGIIEIYLSTLRSVGQVSICTILNTFAFSLNILLNAVFIFGLFGAPKLGASGVALATSISRVAELLLCVLVSLRSKSVKLRLSYMFINNKLLHRDFIKMAIPAMMNDVSWGLAFSMYSVIIGQFLGSDVVAANSFTSLARNIGTILSFGVASAGGILLGQIIGENRLEDAKKAASVLIKMTVLFGAIGGLIILLLIPVFLSFANLTEAGRHYLKIMLLINTYYVMGAAVNTTLIAGVFRAGGDSRWGFICDTIDMWVYAVPLGFISAAVLKLPPMWVYFLLCTDEFVKWPWVISHYRSRKWLKNITRDNLFQE, from the coding sequence ATGAAAACCTATCGTTCTCAGATAATTAAGCTGACAATTCCGATTGTCCTTCAGAATATATTAAGTGTTGCAGTTAACTCGGCCGATGTAATCATGCTGAATTATGTGGGGCAGAGCCATATATCCGCAGTCTCTCTTGCTGCGCAGTATGCCTCTATCCTGTTTATGGTATTCTACGGACTTGGCACAGGCGCTATTATGCTCTGTTCACAATATTTCGGGAAAAAGGATATGCGTGCAATTCAGGTAGTTGAAGGCATCGCTCTAAGATATTCACTGATAGTTGCATGTCTTTTTGCAGCTTCGGCACTGTTTATTCCTAAGCAGATGATGCGCGTTTTTACGCCTGAGCCCGAGCTCATAAGTATCGGAGCTTCCTACCTTCAATATATCAGTGTCGCCTATATCTGTTGGGGAATAATAGAAATTTATCTCTCCACATTGCGGAGTGTCGGACAAGTATCAATCTGTACCATTTTGAATACCTTTGCATTTTCACTGAACATTCTGCTGAATGCAGTATTTATATTCGGACTTTTCGGAGCACCAAAGCTCGGAGCTTCAGGCGTTGCGCTTGCAACCTCAATATCCAGAGTTGCCGAACTTTTACTATGCGTGCTTGTATCCCTTCGAAGTAAGAGTGTAAAGCTTCGCCTGTCTTATATGTTTATAAATAACAAGCTGTTGCACAGAGATTTCATAAAAATGGCTATTCCTGCAATGATGAACGATGTGTCCTGGGGTCTTGCCTTTTCCATGTATTCAGTCATCATTGGACAATTCCTGGGTTCTGATGTTGTGGCAGCAAATTCCTTCACATCACTTGCAAGGAACATAGGAACCATTTTATCCTTCGGAGTAGCAAGTGCGGGCGGAATCCTTCTTGGTCAGATAATCGGTGAAAACAGACTTGAAGACGCAAAAAAAGCAGCAAGCGTCTTAATAAAAATGACTGTCTTATTCGGGGCAATAGGTGGGCTCATAATACTGCTCCTTATTCCTGTTTTCCTTAGCTTTGCAAATCTTACGGAAGCAGGCCGTCACTATCTTAAGATCATGCTGCTCATAAATACTTATTATGTTATGGGAGCTGCCGTAAACACAACTCTTATTGCAGGTGTTTTCCGCGCCGGAGGTGACAGCAGGTGGGGCTTTATCTGCGATACCATAGACATGTGGGTCTATGCCGTACCCCTTGGTTTCATCTCAGCTGCCGTTTTAAAGCTTCCTCCGATGTGGGTATACTTTTTGCTGTGCACCGACGAATTTGTAAAATGGCCCTGGGTCATCAGCCATTACAGAAGCAGAAAATGGCTTAAAAATATCACCAGGGACAATTTGTTTCAAGAATAA
- a CDS encoding response regulator yields MNILAVDANKASLNKIKKYLEKVSPDSNCFFYDSSLSALSKAREEEMDVAILDVDIPELDGIDLGRYLVELNPFINIIYLSEHTDRAFDAMKIHASGFIKKPGSSDEVKNELSVLRYPELRKKYKRVFAQTFGNFELFVDGEPVEFKYKRTKEIVALLVSNRGAQTTNGEIIASLWEDDGDPDKKLSYLCNLRQDLQNTFKKLKLEGIILKQRGSMAIAKDKIECDLYDWLENMEESKYKYTGDFMNQYSWAEYYHGELDDLYYGDM; encoded by the coding sequence GTGAATATACTTGCAGTCGATGCCAACAAGGCATCCTTAAACAAGATTAAGAAGTATCTTGAGAAGGTGTCACCTGATTCTAATTGTTTTTTCTATGACAGCTCTCTTTCGGCACTGTCAAAGGCCCGTGAAGAGGAGATGGATGTTGCTATTCTTGATGTGGATATTCCTGAGCTTGACGGGATAGATCTTGGGCGATATCTTGTGGAGCTTAATCCTTTTATCAATATTATTTATCTTTCCGAGCATACAGACAGAGCTTTCGATGCCATGAAAATACATGCCAGTGGATTTATTAAAAAGCCGGGATCTTCAGATGAAGTTAAAAATGAGCTTTCGGTGCTTAGATACCCGGAGCTTCGGAAGAAATACAAGAGAGTCTTTGCCCAGACCTTTGGCAATTTTGAACTGTTTGTGGACGGTGAGCCTGTAGAATTCAAGTATAAGAGAACCAAGGAAATAGTGGCACTTCTTGTGAGTAACAGAGGCGCACAGACTACAAATGGTGAGATAATTGCCTCCCTGTGGGAGGATGACGGCGACCCGGATAAGAAGTTATCTTATCTTTGTAATTTAAGGCAGGACCTCCAGAATACCTTTAAAAAGCTTAAGCTGGAGGGCATAATCCTAAAGCAGCGCGGCAGCATGGCAATAGCCAAGGACAAGATAGAGTGTGACCTCTATGACTGGCTTGAAAACATGGAAGAATCAAAATACAAATACACAGGCGACTTCATGAACCAGTACAGCTGGGCAGAGTACTATCACGGCGAACTGGATGACTTATACTACGGTGATATGTAA